The following proteins are encoded in a genomic region of Periophthalmus magnuspinnatus isolate fPerMag1 chromosome 10, fPerMag1.2.pri, whole genome shotgun sequence:
- the sil1 gene encoding nucleotide exchange factor SIL1 isoform X1 codes for MCLRLFTIVRLSCLILITVLLFHCCYISCQRSDGALTVVDNPGGNELDTEDGSEATVQEEDTEEDLEVVHPTDQWQTLKPGQAVPSGSHVRLNLQTGQREVRLGEEQLKYWMQQHSETEDKHPFINPDELKKAMKKIKEDLNINKDSNQEESVSSQFRPLEELKKDMAQLDLLVETDIQILRRLLNQFNSTRSTEEKLNILHELEYMVHQVDNAQNLCSMGGLIFILEGLNSSDSKLQENSAFVLGSALSSNPTVQVKAVESGALQALLTLLATTEHFPVQKKVLFAVASLLRNFPFAQQHFLSNGGLQVMSGVFQGDRNGSLRTRIVTLLYDLISEKEQISKTSLDFMDPSHEERVRQYSRVTLDKELVETNWCSLVPQLLGSSEHDYREKALQTLIVMAPMCLEQYRTDGSLLTSLISLKTLYEEMVNKEKTVEKETEYFVEIVELIDNLKIKIR; via the exons ATGTGTCTCAGGCTGTTCACAATAGTCAGGTTAAGCTGCCTGATTCTAATCACTGTTCTACTGTTTCATTGCTGTTACATATCCTGTCAAAGG TCGGACGGTGCCCTGACAGTGGTCGACAACCCAGGAGGAAATGAATTAGACACTGAGGATGGAAGTGAGGCCACAGTTCAGGAAGAAGATACTGAAGAAGACTTAGAAGTGGTTCATCCCACAGATCAATGGCAAACTCTCAAACCAG gccAAGCTGTACCATCTGGTTCACATGTCAGATTAAATTTACAAACAGGACAAAGGGAGGTTCGATTGGGAGAGGAGCAGTTAAAATACTGGATGCAGCAGCATAG TGAGACTGAAGACAAACATCCCTTTATTAACCCTGATGAGCTGAAAAAAGCTATGAAGAAAATAAAGGAAGATCTGAATATCAACAAAGACTCAAATCAG GAGGAATCTGTGTCATCTCAGTTTCGACCACTGGAGGAGCTAAAAAAGGACATGGCTCAGTTGGATCTTCTTGTGGAAACTGATATTCag ATATTAAGACGACTCCTCAACCAGTTTAACAGCACCCGCTCTACAGAGGAGAAATTAAACATTCTGCATGAGCTTGAGTACATGGTGCATCAG GTGGATAATGCCCAAAACCTTTGCTCCATGGGCGgtcttattttcattttagagGGTCTGAACAGCTCTGATTCAAAATTACAAGAAAACTCTGCCTTTGTGTTGGGATCTGCGTTATCCAG CAACCCAACAGTACAAGTGAAAGCTGTGGAAAGTGGTGCTCTTCAAGCATTACTGACACTATTAGCTACAACTGAACATTTCCCTGTACAGAAAAAG gTCCTTTTTGCTGTTGCCTCCCTTTTGCGGAATTTCCCATTTGCACAACAACATTTTCTGTCAAATGGCGGTCTACAAGTGATGTCAGGGGTATTCCAAGGGGATCGTAACGGAAGTCTGCGAACACGAATTGTGACCTTGCTATATGACTTGATCAGTGAAAag GAGCAGATATCTAAGACAAGCCTGGACTTTATGGATCCCTCACATGAAGAGCGAGTGCGTCAGTACTCCAGAGTAACCTTGGACAAAGAACTTGTGGAGACAAACTGGTGCAGCCTTGTTCCACAGCTGCTTGGTTCATCTGAGCATGACTATAGAGAGAAG GCCCTACAGACTTTAATAGTAATGGCTCCAATGTGTTTGGAACAGTACCGCACAGATGGGTCTCTGTTGACTTCTCTGATAAGTTTAAAGACACTTTATGAAGAAATGGTTAACAAAGAAAAGACTgtggaaaaagagacagaatattttgtgGAGATTGTTGAACTTATAGATAATCTCAAGATAAAAATAAGATAA
- the sil1 gene encoding nucleotide exchange factor SIL1 isoform X2 has protein sequence MCLRLFTIVRLSCLILITVLLFHCCYISCQRSDGALTVVDNPGGNELDTEDGSEATVQEEDTEEDLEVVHPTDQWQTLKPGQAVPSGSHVRLNLQTGQREVRLGEEQLKYWMQQHSETEDKHPFINPDELKKAMKKIKEDLNINKDSNQEESVSSQFRPLEELKKDMAQLDLLVETDIQILRRLLNQFNSTRSTEEKLNILHELEYMVHQVDNAQNLCSMGGLIFILEGLNSSDSKLQENSAFVLGSALSSNPTVQVKAVESGALQALLTLLATTEHFPVQKKVLFAVASLLRNFPFAQQHFLSNGGLQVMSGVFQGDRNGSLRTRIVTLLYDLISEKISKTSLDFMDPSHEERVRQYSRVTLDKELVETNWCSLVPQLLGSSEHDYREKALQTLIVMAPMCLEQYRTDGSLLTSLISLKTLYEEMVNKEKTVEKETEYFVEIVELIDNLKIKIR, from the exons ATGTGTCTCAGGCTGTTCACAATAGTCAGGTTAAGCTGCCTGATTCTAATCACTGTTCTACTGTTTCATTGCTGTTACATATCCTGTCAAAGG TCGGACGGTGCCCTGACAGTGGTCGACAACCCAGGAGGAAATGAATTAGACACTGAGGATGGAAGTGAGGCCACAGTTCAGGAAGAAGATACTGAAGAAGACTTAGAAGTGGTTCATCCCACAGATCAATGGCAAACTCTCAAACCAG gccAAGCTGTACCATCTGGTTCACATGTCAGATTAAATTTACAAACAGGACAAAGGGAGGTTCGATTGGGAGAGGAGCAGTTAAAATACTGGATGCAGCAGCATAG TGAGACTGAAGACAAACATCCCTTTATTAACCCTGATGAGCTGAAAAAAGCTATGAAGAAAATAAAGGAAGATCTGAATATCAACAAAGACTCAAATCAG GAGGAATCTGTGTCATCTCAGTTTCGACCACTGGAGGAGCTAAAAAAGGACATGGCTCAGTTGGATCTTCTTGTGGAAACTGATATTCag ATATTAAGACGACTCCTCAACCAGTTTAACAGCACCCGCTCTACAGAGGAGAAATTAAACATTCTGCATGAGCTTGAGTACATGGTGCATCAG GTGGATAATGCCCAAAACCTTTGCTCCATGGGCGgtcttattttcattttagagGGTCTGAACAGCTCTGATTCAAAATTACAAGAAAACTCTGCCTTTGTGTTGGGATCTGCGTTATCCAG CAACCCAACAGTACAAGTGAAAGCTGTGGAAAGTGGTGCTCTTCAAGCATTACTGACACTATTAGCTACAACTGAACATTTCCCTGTACAGAAAAAG gTCCTTTTTGCTGTTGCCTCCCTTTTGCGGAATTTCCCATTTGCACAACAACATTTTCTGTCAAATGGCGGTCTACAAGTGATGTCAGGGGTATTCCAAGGGGATCGTAACGGAAGTCTGCGAACACGAATTGTGACCTTGCTATATGACTTGATCAGTGAAAag ATATCTAAGACAAGCCTGGACTTTATGGATCCCTCACATGAAGAGCGAGTGCGTCAGTACTCCAGAGTAACCTTGGACAAAGAACTTGTGGAGACAAACTGGTGCAGCCTTGTTCCACAGCTGCTTGGTTCATCTGAGCATGACTATAGAGAGAAG GCCCTACAGACTTTAATAGTAATGGCTCCAATGTGTTTGGAACAGTACCGCACAGATGGGTCTCTGTTGACTTCTCTGATAAGTTTAAAGACACTTTATGAAGAAATGGTTAACAAAGAAAAGACTgtggaaaaagagacagaatattttgtgGAGATTGTTGAACTTATAGATAATCTCAAGATAAAAATAAGATAA
- the spdl1 gene encoding protein Spindly, translated as MSDQGAEEIQRLKSQLRETEEQVQKAAQAGLDLLNQQMDLQNRLDEQRVEMTNALEVLEQEKYSLQKEVELKSRMLESLQFEFEGVKNQQRQQLQEQEELLERNHNVTLTELNNKVHRVQSALEESQLNEKQLKHKLEVLTETLNNKLEELRAVNEQAQTSMCSEMMEAQMKITDLENNMVELEQVLQEAQYREQQLELRNGNLQRQLERLTDEKEQREKEAVSWFNSLEKSREANRDLQVQLDQLLQQAQDPNSKGNSLFAELEDKRAEMEKQLISMKVQYQSLQKQYAFSKQQMQRLKVQIATLMQLQGSRADPAQLERLQSMVSEKNEEIQNLMTKLRQLEKVELMMKAQAPSSAPGENATGEDETYYTDLLNMKLSNSLKEAGRLGDELSLQRMKSLSESQRALELERKLFTAERMLKQAQSDKIKLQLRVEELQHKYEPKEAKKNLLQKRKKEKLSVDMVPSCEKLEEGEQRVQMVMDVVENSDTKTVSPPAAEVVNFKQDPDIEERPTKNLKISTEESVVPNPSSCLTDCNVKTEEHHQHIKEGRRKKQKSVEVIHVKSSTTMENQCAQQ; from the exons ATGTCTGACCAAGGAGCAGAAGAGATCCAGCGGCTGAAGAGCCAGCTGAGGGAGACTGAGGAGCAGGTGCAGAAGGCTGCTCAGGCCGGTTTAGACCTCCTCAATCAGCAGATGGACCTACAGAATCGGCTGGATGAGCAGAGAGTAGAGATGACAAATGCACTTGAG GTACTTGAACAAGAAAAGTACTCACTGCAGAAAGAAGTTGAGCTGAAGTCCAGGATGCTTGAATCACTACAGTTTGAGTTTGAGGGGGTGAAAAATCAACAGAGACAGCAGCTTCAAGAGCAGGAAGAGCTTTTGGAGAGAAACCACAATGTCACCCTCACTGAGCTCAACAATAAG GTCCATAGGGTGCAATCTGCTTTAGAGGAATCACAGTTGAATGAGAAGCAACTCAAACACAAGCTAGAGGTGCTGACTGAGACATTGAATAACAAGCTGGAGGAGCTGCGAGCTGTGAATGAACAGGCCCAAACCTCCATGTGCTCAGAGATGATGGAGGCACAGATGAAGATCACTGACCTGGAGAACAACATG GTGGAGCTGGAGCAAGTTCTGCAGGAGGCTCAGTACAGAGAACAGCAACTGGAACTCCGCAATGGGAATTTACAGCGGCAATTAGAACGATTAACAGATGAGAAGGAACAGCGAGAGAAAGAAGCAGTTTCCTGGTTTAACTCTCTGGAA AAATCACGAGAGGCCAACCGAGACCTACAAGTGCAATTGGATCAGCTCTTACAGCAAGCCCAGGATCCAAACAGCAAGGGTAACTCTCTGTTTGCAgag CTTGAGGATAAGCGTGCAGAGATGGAGAAGCAGCTCATCAGTATGAAGGTCCAGTACCAGTCACTGCAGAAACAGTATGCCTTCAGCAAACAGCAGATGCAACGACTCAAG GTTCAAATAGCCACATTAATGCAACTACAAGGTTCTAGAGCTGATCCGGCCCAACTGGAACGACTACAGTCCATGGTCTCAGAGAAGAACGAGGAGATACAAAACTTAATGACCAAACTGCGGCAGCTTGAGAAAGTGGAG CTGATGATGAAGGCTCAGGCACCAAGCTCAGCTCCAGGGGAAAACGCCACTGGTGAAGATGAAACTTACTACACTGACCTGCTTAATATGAAGCTCAGCAACTCTCT TAAAGAGGCAGGGCGTTTGGGAGACGAGCTTTCTCTACAGAGAATGAAGTCTTTGTCTGAGAGCCAGCGAGCTCTTGAGCTGGAGAGGAAACTCTTCACAGCTGAACGGATGCTCAAACAG GCTCAGAGTGACAAGATCAAGCTCCAGCTGCGCGTTGAAGAGCTCCAACACAAATATGAACCTAAAG aAGCAAAAAAGAATCTTCtccaaaagagaaaaaaagagaagctTTCAGTAGACATGGTGCCTTCCTGTGAGAAGCTTGAGGAGGGTGAGCAACGGGTTCAGATGGTGATGGATGTGGTTGAAAACTCCGATACAAAAACTGTATCTCCTCCAGCTGCTGAAGTAGTCAACTTTAAACAAG ATCCTGACATAGAGGAACGACCAACAAAAAATCTGAAGATTAGTACAGAAGAATCTGTTGTCCCCAATCCCAG TTCCTGTTTGACTGACTGTAATGTGAAGACAGAGGAACATCATCAGCACATTAAAGAGGGGAGAAGAAAGAAGCAAAAATCTGTGGAGGTGATCCATGTCAAATCTAGTACCACCATGGAAAACCAATGTGCCCAGCAATAA